A window of Patagioenas fasciata isolate bPatFas1 chromosome 5, bPatFas1.hap1, whole genome shotgun sequence contains these coding sequences:
- the TBPL2 gene encoding TATA box-binding protein-like 2 isoform X2, with protein MDGVSPLERYLERCSGQDDLSTSLQLFTPMSPYDVDLPIQATEDGLFSSQFNQPKELPTDFSTVDLSFLADITQDDKEQNLSKDGNEMQEELDGSIPRNEDSSGMDESSLSYPDATQPSPEASDSCPLTPMTPMTPVTSASESSGIVPQLQNIVSTVNLACKLDLKNIALHARNAEYNPKRFAAVIMRIREPRTTALIFSSGKMVCTGAKSEEQSRLAARKYARVVQKLGFPAKFLDFKIQNMVGSCDVRFPIWLEGLVLTHQQFSSYEPELFPGLIYRMVKPRIVLLIFVSGKVVLTGAKERSEIYEAFENIYPILKGFQKAS; from the exons ATGGACGGCGTGTCGCCGCTGGAGCGGTACCTGGAGCGTTGCAGTGGGCAG gaTGACCTCTCCACCAGTCTTCAGCTGTTTACTCCCATGAGCCCTTACGATGTAGACCTTCCAATTCAAGCAACTGAAGATGGGTTGTTCAGTTCTCAATTTAATCAGCCCAAAGAGCTTCCTACAGACTTCTCCACCGTGGATCTCAGCTTTCTTGCAGATATCACCCAAGATGACAAAGAGCAAAATCTCTCCAAAGATGGTAATGAAATGCAAGAAGAACTTGATGGGTCAATACCAAGAAATGAGGATAGCAGTGGCATGGATGAAAGCAGCCTTTCGTACCCAGATGCAACTCaaccatctcctgaagcatctgacTCATGCCCTTTGACACCAATGACTCCGATGACCCCAGTGACATCTGCATCAGAAAGCTCTGGCATAGTTCCTCAGTTACA GAATATAGTGTCGACTGTAAACTTGGCTTGTAAACTAGATCTGAAGAACATAGCTCTGCATGCCAGAAATGCAGAGTATAACCCAAAG AGGTTTGCTGCTGTCATCATGAGAATCAGGGAACCACGAACAACAGCCCTCATCTTCAGTTCAGGAAAAATGGTCTGCACAGGAGCTAAAAG TGAGGAGCAATCGCGGCTCGCAGCCAGAAAATACGCACGCGTGGTGCAAAAGCTTGGGTTCCCTGCTAAGTTCCTGGACTTCAAGATCCAGAACATGGTTGGGAGCTGTGATGTGAGGTTCCCCATCTGGCTGGAAGGCTTGGTTCTCACTCACCAGCAGTTCAGCAG CTACGAACCTGAACTGTTTCCTGGCCTTATTTATAGGATGGTCAAACCAAGAATAGTGCTGCTTATCTTTGTGTCTGGAAAAGTTGTACTGACTG GAGCAAAAGAACGTTCTGAAATCTATGAGGCATTTGAGAACATCTACCCCAttctaaaaggtttccagaaaGCATCATAA
- the TBPL2 gene encoding TATA box-binding protein-like 2 isoform X1 yields MKQVGEIKGTLHLLAKKQRLEDDLSTSLQLFTPMSPYDVDLPIQATEDGLFSSQFNQPKELPTDFSTVDLSFLADITQDDKEQNLSKDGNEMQEELDGSIPRNEDSSGMDESSLSYPDATQPSPEASDSCPLTPMTPMTPVTSASESSGIVPQLQNIVSTVNLACKLDLKNIALHARNAEYNPKRFAAVIMRIREPRTTALIFSSGKMVCTGAKSEEQSRLAARKYARVVQKLGFPAKFLDFKIQNMVGSCDVRFPIWLEGLVLTHQQFSSYEPELFPGLIYRMVKPRIVLLIFVSGKVVLTGAKERSEIYEAFENIYPILKGFQKAS; encoded by the exons ATGAAGCAGGTGGGAGAAATTAAGGGCACATTACACCTGCTCGCTAAAAAGCAACGGCTAGAG gaTGACCTCTCCACCAGTCTTCAGCTGTTTACTCCCATGAGCCCTTACGATGTAGACCTTCCAATTCAAGCAACTGAAGATGGGTTGTTCAGTTCTCAATTTAATCAGCCCAAAGAGCTTCCTACAGACTTCTCCACCGTGGATCTCAGCTTTCTTGCAGATATCACCCAAGATGACAAAGAGCAAAATCTCTCCAAAGATGGTAATGAAATGCAAGAAGAACTTGATGGGTCAATACCAAGAAATGAGGATAGCAGTGGCATGGATGAAAGCAGCCTTTCGTACCCAGATGCAACTCaaccatctcctgaagcatctgacTCATGCCCTTTGACACCAATGACTCCGATGACCCCAGTGACATCTGCATCAGAAAGCTCTGGCATAGTTCCTCAGTTACA GAATATAGTGTCGACTGTAAACTTGGCTTGTAAACTAGATCTGAAGAACATAGCTCTGCATGCCAGAAATGCAGAGTATAACCCAAAG AGGTTTGCTGCTGTCATCATGAGAATCAGGGAACCACGAACAACAGCCCTCATCTTCAGTTCAGGAAAAATGGTCTGCACAGGAGCTAAAAG TGAGGAGCAATCGCGGCTCGCAGCCAGAAAATACGCACGCGTGGTGCAAAAGCTTGGGTTCCCTGCTAAGTTCCTGGACTTCAAGATCCAGAACATGGTTGGGAGCTGTGATGTGAGGTTCCCCATCTGGCTGGAAGGCTTGGTTCTCACTCACCAGCAGTTCAGCAG CTACGAACCTGAACTGTTTCCTGGCCTTATTTATAGGATGGTCAAACCAAGAATAGTGCTGCTTATCTTTGTGTCTGGAAAAGTTGTACTGACTG GAGCAAAAGAACGTTCTGAAATCTATGAGGCATTTGAGAACATCTACCCCAttctaaaaggtttccagaaaGCATCATAA